A single region of the Brassica rapa cultivar Chiifu-401-42 chromosome A03, CAAS_Brap_v3.01, whole genome shotgun sequence genome encodes:
- the LOC103858120 gene encoding methionine aminopeptidase 2A isoform X1 — protein sequence MEIEKLDVEASMEESGGVESSSGKEALLLASDLSDNLDLDEDEKEKNQEEERSKAESSTKKKKKKSKNKKKKKKSSLQQTDPPSIPVIDLFPSGEFPEGEIQEYKDDNLWRMTSEEKREMERLQKPIYNSLRQAAEVHRQVRKYMRSIMKPGMLMIDICETLENTVRKLISENGLQAGIAFPTGCSLNNVAAHWTPNSGDKTVLQYDDVMKLDFGTHIDGYIVDSAFTVAFNPMYDPLLAASREATYTGIKEAGVDVRLCDVGAAIQEVMESYEVEINGKVYQVKSLRNLNGHSIGRYQIHAEKFVPNVKGGEQTKMEEGELYAIETFGSTGKGYVRDDLECSHYMKNFDVGHVPLRLPRAKQLLATINKNFSTLAFCRRYLDRLGETKYLMALKNLCDSGIIEPYPPLCDVKGSYISQFEHTILLRPTCKEVISKGDDY from the exons ATGGAGATTGAAAAGCTTGATGTGGAAGCTTCTATGGAGGAGAGTGGTGGAGTAGAGTCCTCTAGTGGAAAAGAGGCTCTATTATTAGCTTCAGACCTTTCTGATAATCTTGATCTTGATGAAGATGAAAAGGAGAAAAaccaagaagaagagagaagcaAAG ctGAGTCTTCaacgaagaaaaagaagaagaaaagtaaaaacaa gaagaagaagaagaagagttctCTTCAACAGACTGATCCACCTTCAATTCCTGTTATTGATCTCTTCCCTTCTGGAGAATTCCCTGAAGGTGAAATCCAAGAGTACAAGGATGA TAATTTGTGGAGAATGACAtctgaagagaagagagagatggagagGCTACAAAAGCCTATATACAACTCTCTGCGCCAAGCAGCAGAGGTTCATCGTCAAGTTAGGAAGTATATGAGAAGCATAATGAAGCCTGGAATGTTGATGATTGATATCTGTGAGACCTTAGAGAACACTGTTCGTAAGTTAATATCAGAGAATGGTCTTCAAGCTGGTATCGCCTTCCCTACAGGATGTTCTCTTAATAA CGTTGCTGCTCATTGGACACCAAATTCTGGAGATAAGACTGTTCTTCAGTATGATGATGTGATGAAGCTAGATTTTGGAACACATATTGATG GGTACATTGTTGATTCTGCTTTTACAGTTGCATTCAATCCTATGTATGATCCTCTTTTAGCAGCCTCCCGTGAAGCAACATACACCGGTATCAAG GAAGCTGGGGTTGATGTCCGACTTTGTGATGTTGGTGCTGCAATTCAGGAGGTCATGGAGTCTTATGAGGTAGAGATCAATGGAAAAGTCTACCAAG TGAAAAGTCTCAGAAACCTGAATGGGCACAGCATTGGGCGCTATCAGATACATGCTGAAAAATTTGTTCCTAACGTCAAAGGAGGTGAGCAGACAAAGATGGAAGAGGGTGAACTATATGCCATTGAAACTTTTGGATCAACCG GGAAAGGATATGTGAGAGATGACTTAGAATGTAGCCATTACATGAAAAACTTCGATGTGGGTCATGTCCCTCTGAGGTTACCAAGAGCTAAACAACTCCTTGCAACCATTAACAAGAACTTCTCCACTCTAGCCTTCTGCAGACGCTATTTGGACCGTCTTGGTGAAACTAAATACTTAATGGCTTTAAAGAATCTGTGTGATTCTGGCATCATTGAG CCATACCCTCCATTGTGCGATGTGAAAGGAAGCTATATTTCTCAGTTTGAGCATACTATCTTGCTGCGCCCAACTTGCAAAGAGGTTATTTCCAAAGGAGACGATTACTGA
- the LOC103858120 gene encoding methionine aminopeptidase 2A isoform X2: MTSEEKREMERLQKPIYNSLRQAAEVHRQVRKYMRSIMKPGMLMIDICETLENTVRKLISENGLQAGIAFPTGCSLNNVAAHWTPNSGDKTVLQYDDVMKLDFGTHIDGYIVDSAFTVAFNPMYDPLLAASREATYTGIKEAGVDVRLCDVGAAIQEVMESYEVEINGKVYQVKSLRNLNGHSIGRYQIHAEKFVPNVKGGEQTKMEEGELYAIETFGSTGKGYVRDDLECSHYMKNFDVGHVPLRLPRAKQLLATINKNFSTLAFCRRYLDRLGETKYLMALKNLCDSGIIEPYPPLCDVKGSYISQFEHTILLRPTCKEVISKGDDY; encoded by the exons ATGACAtctgaagagaagagagagatggagagGCTACAAAAGCCTATATACAACTCTCTGCGCCAAGCAGCAGAGGTTCATCGTCAAGTTAGGAAGTATATGAGAAGCATAATGAAGCCTGGAATGTTGATGATTGATATCTGTGAGACCTTAGAGAACACTGTTCGTAAGTTAATATCAGAGAATGGTCTTCAAGCTGGTATCGCCTTCCCTACAGGATGTTCTCTTAATAA CGTTGCTGCTCATTGGACACCAAATTCTGGAGATAAGACTGTTCTTCAGTATGATGATGTGATGAAGCTAGATTTTGGAACACATATTGATG GGTACATTGTTGATTCTGCTTTTACAGTTGCATTCAATCCTATGTATGATCCTCTTTTAGCAGCCTCCCGTGAAGCAACATACACCGGTATCAAG GAAGCTGGGGTTGATGTCCGACTTTGTGATGTTGGTGCTGCAATTCAGGAGGTCATGGAGTCTTATGAGGTAGAGATCAATGGAAAAGTCTACCAAG TGAAAAGTCTCAGAAACCTGAATGGGCACAGCATTGGGCGCTATCAGATACATGCTGAAAAATTTGTTCCTAACGTCAAAGGAGGTGAGCAGACAAAGATGGAAGAGGGTGAACTATATGCCATTGAAACTTTTGGATCAACCG GGAAAGGATATGTGAGAGATGACTTAGAATGTAGCCATTACATGAAAAACTTCGATGTGGGTCATGTCCCTCTGAGGTTACCAAGAGCTAAACAACTCCTTGCAACCATTAACAAGAACTTCTCCACTCTAGCCTTCTGCAGACGCTATTTGGACCGTCTTGGTGAAACTAAATACTTAATGGCTTTAAAGAATCTGTGTGATTCTGGCATCATTGAG CCATACCCTCCATTGTGCGATGTGAAAGGAAGCTATATTTCTCAGTTTGAGCATACTATCTTGCTGCGCCCAACTTGCAAAGAGGTTATTTCCAAAGGAGACGATTACTGA
- the LOC103858123 gene encoding pre-mRNA-splicing factor CWC25 homolog → MGMKFLNKKGWHTGSLRNIENVWKAEQKQEAEQKKLEELRLQIVQEKERSEFRALQEQAGLIPRQERLEFLYDSGLAVGKGSASGSGVSFQKEEQPLANAADAGKGASEKPDPSAPGALFEDKTPSANDSWRKLHSDPLLLIRQREQEALARIKNNPVKMALIRKSVEEKGEGKDGDTKEHKKRHKHKSGKQHRNETSSRHHSDSEEDSGEENGRKSHHHRSTVDHNEHYERRRSDLDKESKSYCKHYERQRPEDDSKRRDRRDKHYERRRSDLEDESKRREGHDKHYERRRSDVDDESKRSENRSSEKYRSQEDRKRKTEDLDNGKHPSRENGYQNRRRDGGGSKLSEEERAARFKQMQMDAEVHEEQRWRRLKKADETDAVEASKNKISTGKSFLDEANKSVYGVEKGGSSTIEESVRRRSYYSQRGNEAEGNAFRR, encoded by the exons ATGGGGATGAAGTTTTTGAACAAGAAGGGATGGCATACGGGGAGTCTCCGTAACATCGAGAACGTGTGGAAGGCCGAGCAGAAACAAGAGGCCGAGCAGAAAAAGCTCGAGGAGCTTCGTCTCCAAATCGTCCAGGAGAAGGAACGTTCTGAGTTTCGCGCTCTCCAGGAACAAGCCGGTCTCATCCC GAGGCAAGAGAGATTGGAGTTTCTGTATGATTCAGGATTAGCTGTAGGGAAAGGGAGTGCGAGTGGTTCAGGTGTGTCGTTTCAGAAAGAAGAGCAGCCTTTAGCTAATGCTGCTGATGCTGGTAAAGGTGCTAGTGAGAAGCCAGATCCTTCGGCTCCTGGTGCGTTGTTTGAGGATAAGACGCCCTCTGCTAATGACTCTTGGAGGAAGCTTCACTCTGACCCTTTGCTTCTCATCAGGCAGCGCGAGCAAGAAGCTCTCGCTAGAATCAAGAATAACCCTGTGAAGATGGCTCTTATTCGTAAATCT gTGGAAGAAAAGGGAGAGGGTAAAGATGGAGACACAAAAGAGCACAAGAAAAGGCATAAACATAAAAGTGGAAAGCAGCATCGTAACGAAACTTCATCTAGACATCACTCTGATTCTGAGGAAGATTCTGGTGAAGAGAACGGAAGAAAGTCCCATCATCACAGATCAACAGTGGATCATAATGAACATTATGAGAGACGAAGGTCAGATTTAGACAAAGAGTCAAAAAGTTATTGTAAGCACTATGAGAGACAAAGACCAGAGGATGATTCCAAAAGAAGGGACAGGCGTGATAAGCACTATGAGAGACGAAGGTCAGACTTAGAGGATGAGTCCAAAAGAAGAGAAGGTCACGATAAGCACTATGAGAGACGGAGGTCAGATGTGGATGATGAATCAAAGAGGAGCGAAAATAGATCAAGTGAGAAGTATCGGTCTCAAGAGGATAGAAAAAGGAAAACAGAGGATTTAGACAATGGGAAGCACCCCTCGAGGGAGAATGGATACCAGAATAGGAGGCGGGATGGTGGTGGCTCTAAACTATCGGAGGAAGAGAGAGCTGCTAGGTTTAAGCAAATGCAAATGGATGCAGAGGTGCATGAGGAGCAGAGATGgagaagattgaagaaagctgaTGAAACAGATGCAGTGGAAGCTAGCAAGAACAAAATCTCTACTGGGAAAAGCTTTTTGGACGAGGCTAATAAAAGTGTGTATGGAGTTGAGAAAGGTGGGAGCTCGACTATTGAAGAAAGTGTGCGTCGCAGAAGCTATTATTCACAGCGTGGAAATGAAGCTGAAGGCAATGCTTTTCGCCGCTAA
- the LOC103858124 gene encoding uncharacterized protein LOC103858124: MAKVVSFSLALLMTVVVILTPSAVSGENGFSDLKIHTHLKRLNKPALKSIKSPDGDIIDCVPVTDQPALSHPLLINHTVQMTPSFNPESVFGESKVSSNTKNQQSSAISQLWHVNGKCPENTVPIRRTTKQDLYRASSVEKFGMKNQKSILKRKSYEPASVLTQNGHQHAIMYVEDGVFYGAKAKINVWKPNVEMPNEFSLAQIWVLGGNFNSDLNSIEAGWQVSPQLYGDSRTRLFTYWTSDAYQGTGCYNLLCSGFVQINREIAMGGSISPLSNFGDSQYDITILIWKDPKEGHWWLQFGEKYIIGYWPASLFSYLSESASMIEWGGEVVNSQSEEGQHTTTQMGSGRFAEEGWGKASYFKNIQVVDGSNELRSPENLQVFTDQENCYNVKSGSGGSWGSHFYYGGPGRNPNCP, translated from the exons ATGGCGAAGGTTGTTAGCTTCTCGCTTGCTCTGTTAATGACGGTGGTGGTGATTCTCACCCCTTCAGCCGTCTCCGGCGAAAATGGGTTTTCCGATCTTAAAATCCATACCCACTTGAAACGACTCAACAAGCCAGCTCTCAAATCCATAAAG AGCCCAGATGGAGATATTATCGATTGTGTCCCAGTCACCGACCAACCAGCTTTATCTCATCCTCTCCTCATTAACCACACGGTCCAG ATGACTCCAAGTTTCAACCCAGAGAGTGTCTTTGGTGAGAGTAAAGTTTCATCCAACACCAAGAACCAGCAGTCTAGTGCTATATCTCAGCTTTGGCATGTGAATGGGAAATGCCCAGAGAACACAGTTCCCATCAGAAGAACGACAAAGCAAGATCTTTACAGAGCGAGTTCCGTCGAGAAGTTCGGTATGAAGAATCAGAAGAGTATCCTTAAGCGTAAATCTTATGAGCCAGCTAGTGTCCTTACACAAAATGGTCATCAG CACGCGATAATGTATGTGGAAGATGGAGTTTTCTACGGTGCTAAAGCGAAGATTAATGTGTGGAAACCGAATGTTGAGATGCCTAATGAGTTTAGCTTAGCTCAGATTTGGGTTTTGGGTGGAAACTTCAACTCTGATCTTAATAGTATTGAAGCTGGCTGGCAG GTCAGTCCACAATTGTATGGTGATAGTCGCACTAGGCTCTTCACTTATTGGACT AGTGATGCATACCAAGGAACAGGCTGCTACAATCTTCTGTGCTCAGGATTTGTTCAAATCAATAGGGAGATTGCAATGGGTGGATCAATCTCACCTCTGTCAAACTTTGGAGACTCTCAGTATGACATTACAATACTTATCTGGAAG GATCCAAAAGAAGGACACTGGTGGTTACAATTTGGAGAGAAGTACATAATAGGATACTGGCCagcttctctcttctcttactTATCAGAAAGTGCGTCGATGATCGAATGGGGAGGTGAAGTGGTTAACTCACAGTCTGAGGAAGGACAACACACTACCACTCAGATGGGAAGTGGGAGGTTCGCAGAGGAAGGTTGGGGCAAAGCTAGTTACTTCAAGAACATTCAAGTAGTTGACGGATCAAATGAGCTGAGAAGCCCTGAAAATCTTCAAGTGTTCACTGATCAAGAGAACTGCTACAATGTGAAGAGTGGCAGTGGAGGTTCTTGGGGAAGTCACTTCTATTATGGTGGTCCAGGCCGAAACCCTAATTGCCCTTAA
- the LOC103858121 gene encoding protein ENDOSPERM DEFECTIVE 1, producing MEARTGRSVQEHPSTPAPAPPPSTRRPRVREVSSRFMSPVSSSSSSGGDLHSNSPRHLNHNHQQHQKSRRQLKLSDGGENRSSETARSLHSPFPLQQKRSKPLKENRLDTPTTMLPPPSRSRLNQQRLLTSSAAARLLRLSVSTDGEEDYDREKSNGSDHAKLFNTPASSPLRRSLSSSCHDVRASLSLKGSSLPPVAPNSKSQAGTKRQKKALGQQVDAHCLKLLHNRYLQWRFANASAQVKTQSQKAQAEMMFYSLGLKMSELSDSVQKKRLELQRLLRAKVVKEIVESQIPYLEQWETLLEEEYLTSVSETSEALLNASLRLPLDADIKVETKELAETLDVASKSMEGIVQNIGNFLLKTQEMEPLMSELARVSSNAKASAEDCGVGLLKSHSSHIEECYLRSQLIQQKYELQGSKHFV from the exons ATGGAAGCGAGAACCGGCCGGTCTGTTCAAGAGCATCCATCGACACCGGCGCCGGCTCCTCCGCCTTCAACGCGGCGGCCAAGAGTGAGAGAAGTCAGCTCGAGATTCATGTCTccggtttcttcttcttcctcctccggcGGAGATCTCCATTCAAATTCTCCGAGGCATCTTAACCACAATCACCAACAGCACCAGAAGTCTAGACGGCAGTTAAAATTATCAGACGGAGGTGAGAACCGATCTTCCGAGACTGCGCGTAGCCTACACTCGCCTTTTCCTCTTCAACAAAAACGATCAAAGCCGTTGAAAGAGAACCGTCTCGACACTCCGACGACGATGCTACCTCCTCCGTCCAGATCTCGATTGAACCAACAGCGTTTGCTTACCTCCTCAGCGGCGGCTAGGCTTCTCCGGTTATCTGTCTCCACGGACGGTGAAGAAGACTACGACAGAGAGAAATCCAACGGCTCAGATCACGCAAAGCTCTTCAACACTCCCGCCTCCTCACCTCTTCGCCGATCCTTGAGTTCATCTTGCCATGACGTTAGAGCTTCACTGTCGCTTAAAGGTTCGTCATTGCCTCCCGTGGCACCTAACTCGAAGAGTCAAGCCGGTACAAAGAGACAGAAGAAAGCTTTAGGACAACAAGTGGATGCACACTGTCTGAAACTGCTTCATAACCGCTACTTACAGTGGAGATTCGCAAATGCAAGTGCTCAGGTCAAAACACAATCTCAGAAAGCTCAAGCCGAG ATGATGTTTTACTCGCTCGGTTTGAAAATGTCAGAGCTCTCCGACTCTGTACAGAAGAAACGCTTAGAATTGCAAAGATTATTAAGAGCGAAAGTTGTGAAGGAGATTGTGGAGTCTCAA ATTCCTTATTTAGAACAATGGGAAACTCTTCTTGAAGAAGAATACTTAACTTCAGTATCGGAAACATCTGAAGCTTTATTGAATGCTTCGTTGCGGCTCCCTCTTGATGCTGATATCAAA GTTGAGACTAAAGAGTTAGCTGAAACACTCGATGTTGCCTCCAAGTCTATGGAAGGCATTGTGCAAAACATTGGAAACTTTCTGCTGAAG ACACAAGAGATGGAGCCGTTGATGTCCGAACTAGCTAGAGTAAGCAGCAATGCAAAAGCATCAGCAGAAGACTGTGGAGTTGGATTGCTTAAGTCACATTCATCACAT aTCGAAGAATGCTATCTTAGAAGTCAGCTTATTCAGCAGAAGTATGAACTCCAAGGGAGTAAACATTTTGTTTGA